A window from Streptomyces sp. NBC_00299 encodes these proteins:
- a CDS encoding serine/threonine-protein kinase has translation MAPQQNAGAGAEAELPEYAGHYRLESHLGSGGMGVVHLARSTSGMQLAVKVVHAEFAKDPEFRGRFRQEVGAARRVSGAFTAPVVDADPEAERPWMATLFIPGPTLSDQVKRNGPMEPAQLRQLMAGLAEALRDIHRVGVVHRDLKPSNVLLAEDGPKVIDFGISRPKDSELRTETGKLIGTPPFMAPEQFRRPREVGPAADIFALGSVMVHAATGRGPFDSDSPYVVAYQVVHDEPDLTGVPENLAPLIGQCLAKEPEDRPTPDELMRELRSVAASYDTQAFIPAQRTGDAPKPERGSAKPEPDPQPEAGPASTRGRLLKRAALAGVALALVVVGGVAAVQLMDDVHQERPSRSGSDGASSASPGFGPWAVKPAPQGKGLPRCTYERPGLLCTQPGLISSLDPTDGSVLWRHDLDKGDSPGGPPTLSGGLAHVLTHAGRRLEALDPATGKARWQLDVSAYRGFRFASGMLLLSGADGRMTGVDSASGETKWSRGIPGLSEAYVVSFPKSPWALVTSTSADGDRTRGMAVDPSTGDVRWDVRLDGDLTPVGVAGGEVFFLAGGGDYGEAKAVVRYSPESGATRRVDLPVPVVQAQAGVHGGVVYLLGTGGSLVAVDTRAGKQLWSLETTVSQGSAPVSDSRRVYFTAADGRLLAVDAAEGKLLGQTPPRLNANSAEATAALPPPGLGDGGIYATAPDGTVFAVDARSPSAW, from the coding sequence ATGGCGCCACAGCAGAACGCCGGAGCGGGCGCGGAAGCGGAACTTCCCGAGTACGCCGGTCACTACCGTCTGGAGTCCCACCTGGGGTCCGGCGGCATGGGCGTCGTACATCTCGCACGGAGTACGTCGGGCATGCAGCTCGCCGTGAAGGTCGTGCATGCCGAGTTCGCGAAGGATCCCGAGTTCAGGGGGCGGTTCCGGCAGGAGGTGGGGGCGGCTCGCAGGGTCAGCGGGGCCTTCACCGCGCCGGTGGTGGACGCCGATCCGGAGGCCGAACGGCCCTGGATGGCCACGCTGTTCATCCCTGGGCCGACCCTCTCCGACCAGGTGAAGCGGAACGGGCCGATGGAGCCGGCGCAGTTGCGGCAGCTGATGGCGGGGCTGGCGGAGGCGCTGCGCGACATCCACCGGGTCGGGGTGGTGCACCGGGACCTGAAGCCGAGCAATGTGCTGCTCGCCGAGGACGGGCCGAAGGTCATCGACTTCGGCATCTCTCGGCCAAAGGACAGCGAACTGCGCACCGAGACCGGGAAGTTGATCGGCACGCCGCCGTTCATGGCGCCGGAGCAGTTCCGGCGGCCGCGGGAGGTCGGGCCGGCCGCCGACATCTTCGCGCTGGGGTCCGTGATGGTGCATGCCGCGACGGGACGAGGGCCATTCGACTCCGACAGCCCGTACGTCGTCGCCTACCAGGTCGTCCATGACGAGCCGGACCTGACCGGCGTACCGGAGAATCTCGCGCCGCTCATCGGGCAGTGTCTCGCCAAGGAGCCCGAGGACCGTCCCACGCCGGACGAGTTGATGCGGGAGCTGCGGTCGGTGGCGGCCTCGTACGACACACAGGCGTTCATACCGGCGCAGCGCACGGGGGATGCTCCCAAGCCGGAACGGGGTTCCGCGAAGCCGGAGCCGGATCCGCAGCCAGAGGCAGGGCCGGCCTCGACGAGAGGGCGCCTGCTCAAGCGGGCAGCGCTTGCGGGCGTGGCTCTGGCGCTTGTCGTCGTCGGCGGAGTCGCCGCTGTGCAGCTGATGGACGACGTCCACCAAGAGCGTCCGAGCCGGAGCGGCAGCGACGGAGCATCCTCCGCGTCGCCAGGGTTCGGGCCCTGGGCCGTCAAGCCGGCGCCGCAGGGGAAGGGTCTGCCCAGATGCACGTACGAAAGACCCGGACTGCTGTGTACACAACCGGGGCTGATCAGCTCGCTCGATCCCACGGACGGCAGCGTGCTGTGGCGGCATGACCTGGACAAAGGCGACTCCCCCGGCGGCCCGCCGACCCTCTCCGGTGGGCTGGCGCATGTGCTGACGCACGCTGGCCGGCGTCTGGAGGCGCTCGATCCCGCGACGGGCAAGGCGCGGTGGCAGCTGGACGTCTCGGCGTACCGCGGATTCCGGTTCGCGAGCGGCATGCTGCTGCTCAGCGGAGCCGACGGGCGGATGACCGGTGTCGACAGCGCGTCCGGCGAGACGAAGTGGTCGCGGGGGATCCCGGGGCTGAGCGAGGCGTACGTCGTGTCGTTCCCGAAGAGCCCGTGGGCTCTCGTGACGAGTACGTCCGCCGACGGGGACCGGACACGGGGCATGGCGGTCGATCCGAGTACCGGCGATGTGCGCTGGGACGTACGACTCGACGGCGATCTGACTCCCGTCGGGGTCGCCGGCGGCGAGGTGTTCTTCCTTGCGGGCGGCGGTGACTACGGCGAGGCGAAGGCCGTGGTCCGCTACAGCCCGGAGTCCGGGGCTACGCGGCGCGTGGACCTGCCCGTTCCGGTGGTTCAGGCGCAGGCCGGCGTACACGGTGGGGTGGTCTACCTCCTGGGCACCGGCGGGTCACTGGTGGCGGTCGACACCCGCGCGGGCAAGCAGTTGTGGTCGCTGGAGACAACCGTGAGCCAGGGCTCGGCGCCCGTCTCCGACAGCCGGCGCGTGTACTTCACCGCCGCCGACGGGCGGCTGCTCGCCGTCGACGCCGCCGAGGGGAAGCTCCTCGGCCAGACGCCCCCGCGCCTCAACGCGAACTCCGCCGAGGCCACAGCGGCGTTGCCGCCACCCGGCCTGGGCGACGGCGGGATCTACGCCACCGCCCCCGACGGCACCGTCTTCGCCGTGGACGCGCGCAGCCCGTCCGCCTGGTGA
- a CDS encoding ABC transporter permease: MTTTTSPTALRPAPTGALSLARTTATAARVLRQLRHDPRTIALLVLIPCVMLFLLRYVFDGSPRTFDSIGASLLGIFPLITMFLVTSIATLRERTSGTLERLLAMPLGKGDLIAGYALAFGTLAIIQSALATGLALWFLGLDVTGSPWLLLLVALLDALLGTALGLFVSAFAASEFQAVQFMPAVIFPQLLLCGLFTPRDNMHPALEAISNVLPMSYAVDGMNEVLMHTDMTAAFVRDALIVAGCALLVLCLGAATLRRRTA, encoded by the coding sequence ATGACCACGACGACGAGCCCCACCGCACTCCGGCCGGCCCCCACCGGAGCCCTGAGCCTTGCCCGCACGACCGCCACCGCCGCCCGGGTCCTGCGCCAGCTCCGCCACGACCCGCGCACCATCGCGCTGCTGGTCCTCATCCCCTGCGTGATGCTGTTCCTACTGCGCTACGTCTTCGACGGCAGCCCGCGCACCTTCGACAGCATCGGCGCCTCCCTCCTCGGGATCTTCCCGCTGATCACGATGTTCCTGGTCACCTCCATCGCCACCCTGCGCGAACGCACCTCGGGGACCCTCGAACGCCTCCTCGCCATGCCCCTCGGCAAGGGCGACCTGATCGCCGGCTACGCCCTCGCCTTCGGCACCCTCGCGATCATCCAGTCCGCCCTGGCGACCGGACTCGCCCTCTGGTTCCTGGGCCTGGACGTCACCGGCAGCCCCTGGCTGCTCCTGCTCGTGGCACTGCTCGACGCATTGCTCGGCACCGCGCTCGGTCTCTTCGTCTCGGCCTTCGCCGCCTCCGAATTCCAGGCCGTCCAGTTCATGCCGGCCGTGATCTTCCCCCAACTCCTCCTCTGCGGCCTCTTCACTCCCCGCGACAACATGCACCCCGCCCTCGAAGCCATCTCGAACGTCCTCCCCATGTCCTACGCGGTCGACGGCATGAACGAGGTCCTCATGCACACCGACATGACCGCCGCCTTCGTACGCGACGCCCTGATCGTGGCGGGCTGCGCCCTGCTGGTCCTGTGCCTCGGCGCGGCAACCCTGCGGCGCAGGACGGCATGA
- a CDS encoding ABC transporter ATP-binding protein, whose protein sequence is MMNYSPVRSDPPPDTPAIRAEALNVVRGTRQVLRDLDFTVPRGQITGLLGPSGCGKTTLMRAIVGTQAKVTGTLDVLGSPAGRPTLRNRIGYVTQAPSVYDDLTIRQNLTYFAAILDPGRASAERRHENVTRAIADVDLTSHADSLAGNLSGGQRSRVSLAVALLGTPELLVLDEPTVGLDPVLRRDLWSLFHDIAASRNATLLISSHVMDEAERCHRLLLMREGQILADDTPDALRTRTHSETVEAAFLHLVDEATAAARAKETTR, encoded by the coding sequence ATGATGAATTATTCCCCCGTCCGATCCGACCCGCCACCCGACACCCCCGCCATCCGAGCCGAGGCCCTCAACGTCGTACGCGGCACCCGCCAGGTCCTCCGCGACCTCGACTTCACCGTCCCGCGCGGCCAGATCACCGGCCTGCTCGGCCCGTCCGGCTGCGGCAAGACCACCCTCATGAGGGCGATCGTCGGCACCCAGGCCAAGGTCACCGGCACCCTCGACGTGCTCGGCAGCCCCGCAGGCCGGCCCACCCTGCGCAATCGCATCGGCTACGTCACCCAAGCTCCCTCCGTCTACGACGACCTGACGATCCGCCAGAACCTCACCTACTTCGCCGCGATCCTCGACCCGGGCCGCGCCTCAGCCGAACGGCGCCACGAGAACGTCACCCGTGCCATCGCCGACGTCGACCTCACCAGCCACGCCGACTCCCTGGCAGGCAACCTCTCCGGCGGCCAGCGCAGCCGCGTCTCCCTGGCGGTCGCCCTCCTCGGCACCCCCGAACTCCTCGTCCTGGACGAACCGACGGTCGGTCTGGACCCGGTCCTGCGCCGCGACCTCTGGAGCCTCTTCCACGACATCGCCGCCTCCCGCAACGCCACCCTCCTCATCTCCTCCCACGTCATGGACGAGGCCGAGCGCTGCCACCGCCTCCTCCTGATGCGCGAGGGCCAGATCCTCGCCGACGACACTCCGGACGCCCTCCGCACCCGTACGCACTCCGAGACGGTCGAGGCGGCCTTCCTGCACCTGGTCGACGAGGCGACCGCGGCAGCCCGCGCGAAGGAGACCACGCGATGA
- a CDS encoding sugar phosphate isomerase/epimerase family protein: MAEPVVRIPDAKVALSTASVYPESTATAFEIAARLGYDGVEVMVWTDPVSQDMEALRRLSDYHRIPILAVHAPCLLITQRVWSTDPWTKLQRAQAAAEKLGAATVVVHPPFRWQRQYARDFVEGIWRMANETDVRFAVENMYPWRYRDREMLAYAPDWDVTKDDYRHFTIDLSHTATARTDALQMIDRMGDRLGHVHLADGRGSAKDEHLVPGRGTQPCAEVLERLALTGFDGHVVIEVNTRRAMSSAEREADLAEALAFTRLHLASAMKVSRP, from the coding sequence GTGGCAGAACCAGTGGTGCGCATCCCGGATGCGAAGGTCGCTCTGTCGACGGCTTCCGTCTATCCGGAGTCGACGGCGACGGCCTTCGAGATCGCCGCGCGCCTCGGGTACGACGGTGTCGAGGTCATGGTGTGGACCGACCCGGTCAGCCAGGACATGGAGGCCCTGCGGAGGCTGAGCGACTACCACCGCATCCCGATCCTCGCCGTCCACGCCCCTTGTCTGCTGATCACGCAACGCGTGTGGTCCACCGACCCGTGGACCAAGCTCCAGCGCGCCCAGGCGGCCGCCGAGAAGCTCGGGGCCGCCACCGTCGTCGTACACCCCCCGTTCCGCTGGCAGCGCCAGTACGCCCGCGACTTCGTCGAGGGAATCTGGCGGATGGCGAACGAGACGGATGTGCGGTTCGCCGTCGAGAACATGTACCCCTGGCGCTACCGCGACCGCGAGATGCTCGCGTACGCCCCCGACTGGGACGTGACGAAGGACGACTACCGGCACTTCACGATCGATCTCAGTCATACGGCGACCGCCCGGACGGATGCCCTGCAGATGATCGACCGCATGGGCGATCGGCTCGGCCACGTCCACCTCGCCGACGGCAGAGGGTCGGCGAAGGACGAGCACCTCGTCCCGGGCCGCGGCACCCAGCCCTGCGCCGAGGTGCTGGAGCGGCTCGCCCTGACCGGCTTCGACGGTCACGTCGTCATCGAGGTCAACACCCGCCGCGCGATGTCCAGCGCCGAACGCGAGGCCGACCTCGCCGAGGCCCTCGCCTTCACGCGACTGCATCTGGCCTCGGCGATGAAGGTGTCCCGGCCGTGA
- a CDS encoding class I SAM-dependent methyltransferase yields the protein MTAPSHADRARSFNAAAAQYAANRPSYPSALFDAIEELAGRSLTGARVVDVGAGTGIATELLHRRGAAVLAVEPGDGMAAQFRRTHPDIPIVRGNGNALPLATASADFLTYAQAWHWTDPAHAVPEALRVLRPGGALALWWNTTPLDIPWHAAQAVRIEKRFGHHPAVEQNGSGARAALSDPTGLLDFTGHKVRWSRRIPLDTHLANLGSHSLFLVHGPEASTTFLTEEKQLLLDTFPDGIIEETYDVDLLIATTS from the coding sequence ATGACGGCCCCTTCCCACGCCGACCGAGCCCGTTCCTTCAACGCGGCCGCAGCCCAGTACGCCGCGAACCGCCCCTCCTACCCATCCGCCCTCTTCGACGCGATCGAAGAGCTCGCCGGCCGCTCCCTCACCGGCGCGCGCGTCGTGGACGTCGGCGCGGGCACCGGCATCGCCACCGAACTCCTGCACCGGCGCGGCGCCGCCGTACTGGCCGTCGAGCCCGGCGACGGCATGGCGGCCCAGTTCCGCCGCACCCACCCCGACATACCGATCGTCCGTGGCAACGGCAACGCCCTTCCCCTCGCCACAGCCTCCGCCGACTTCCTCACCTACGCTCAGGCCTGGCACTGGACGGACCCCGCCCACGCCGTGCCCGAGGCCCTGCGCGTACTGCGCCCCGGCGGCGCACTCGCCCTGTGGTGGAACACCACCCCGCTCGACATCCCTTGGCACGCCGCACAGGCAGTCCGTATCGAGAAGCGCTTCGGTCATCACCCCGCCGTCGAGCAGAACGGCAGCGGCGCCCGAGCCGCCCTCTCCGACCCCACCGGCCTCCTCGACTTCACCGGCCACAAGGTCCGCTGGAGCCGTCGCATCCCCCTCGACACGCACCTGGCGAACCTCGGCAGCCACTCGCTCTTCCTGGTCCACGGCCCGGAAGCGAGCACCACCTTCCTCACCGAGGAAAAGCAACTCCTTCTCGACACCTTCCCGGACGGAATCATCGAGGAGACCTACGACGTCGACCTCCTCATCGCCACCACCTCCTGA
- a CDS encoding SH3 domain-containing protein, giving the protein MSVDRVDLLDGGEEKAADAAVTMAATAAAVPYYSVAPGVRLNVRSGPGTSYPIIKVLSEGIRVAIYCQTPGTRVTGPYGTTNIWDNIASGEYVSDAYVRTGSDGYVRPRCSS; this is encoded by the coding sequence ATGTCGGTTGACCGTGTCGATTTGCTGGACGGCGGCGAGGAAAAGGCCGCGGATGCCGCCGTCACGATGGCCGCTACGGCCGCGGCCGTGCCGTACTACTCGGTCGCGCCGGGCGTCCGTCTCAACGTCCGCAGCGGCCCCGGCACCAGCTACCCGATCATCAAGGTCCTGTCCGAGGGCATCCGGGTCGCGATCTACTGCCAGACGCCGGGCACACGCGTGACGGGCCCGTACGGCACGACGAACATCTGGGACAACATCGCCAGCGGCGAGTACGTCTCGGACGCCTATGTACGGACAGGCAGCGACGGCTACGTCCGCCCCCGCTGTTCGTCCTGA
- the ilvD gene encoding dihydroxy-acid dehydratase: MPELRSRTVTHGRNMAGARALMRASGVPGADIGRKPIIAVANSFTEFVPGHTHLQPVGRIVSEAIREAGGIPREFNTIAVDDGIAMGHGGMLYSLPSRDLIADSVEYMVEAHCADALICISNCDKITPGMLNAALRLNIPTVFVSGGPMESGRATLVDGTVRTLDLVDAISDAVNDKISDEDILRIEENACPTCGSCSGMFTANSMNCLTEAIGLSLPGNGSVLATHTARKALYEDAARTVMDITRRYYDQDDETVLPRNVATFAAFENAMALDIAMGGSTNTILHLLAAAQEAGVPFGLEQINEVSRRVPCLAKVAPNVAKDRTYYMEDVHRAGGIPALLGELHRAGLLNEDVHAVHSPSLSDWLKTWDVRGGSPSPKAVELWHAAPGCVRSAEAFSQSERWEALDEDAEGGCIRSAEHAYSKDGGLAVLKGNLAVDGCVVKTAGVDESIWTFEGPAVVCESQEEAVEKILNKQVTDGDVVVIRYEGPKGGPGMQEMLYPTSFLKGRGLGKTCALITDGRFSGGTSGLSIGHASPEAASGGTIALVENGDRIRIDIPNRSIELLVDDAELARREQALNGAYAPRNRERKVSAALRAYAAMATSADKGAVRDVTKLG, from the coding sequence ATGCCCGAGCTGAGGTCCCGCACAGTCACCCACGGCCGCAACATGGCGGGCGCCCGCGCCCTTATGCGCGCCTCCGGTGTACCCGGTGCGGACATCGGCCGGAAGCCGATCATCGCGGTGGCGAACAGCTTCACCGAGTTCGTGCCCGGTCACACGCACCTCCAGCCCGTCGGCCGGATCGTCAGCGAGGCGATCAGGGAGGCCGGGGGCATCCCGCGCGAGTTCAACACCATCGCCGTCGACGACGGCATCGCGATGGGGCACGGCGGCATGCTGTACTCCCTGCCGTCCCGCGACCTCATCGCCGACAGCGTGGAGTACATGGTCGAGGCGCACTGCGCCGACGCCCTGATCTGCATCTCCAACTGCGACAAGATCACCCCGGGCATGCTGAACGCCGCGCTGCGGCTGAACATCCCCACGGTCTTCGTCTCCGGTGGCCCCATGGAGTCCGGCCGCGCCACGCTGGTCGACGGCACGGTCCGTACGCTCGACCTGGTCGACGCGATCTCCGACGCCGTGAACGACAAGATCTCGGACGAGGACATCCTCCGTATCGAGGAGAACGCCTGTCCGACCTGCGGTTCCTGCTCCGGCATGTTCACCGCCAACTCGATGAACTGCCTGACGGAGGCCATCGGCCTGTCCCTGCCCGGCAACGGCTCCGTCCTCGCCACGCACACGGCCCGCAAGGCCCTGTACGAGGACGCGGCCCGCACGGTCATGGACATCACTCGCCGCTACTACGACCAGGACGACGAGACGGTCCTCCCGCGCAACGTCGCCACCTTCGCGGCCTTCGAGAACGCCATGGCCCTCGACATCGCGATGGGCGGCTCGACCAACACGATCCTGCACCTGCTGGCCGCCGCCCAGGAGGCGGGCGTTCCGTTCGGGCTGGAGCAGATCAACGAGGTCAGCCGCCGGGTTCCCTGCCTGGCGAAGGTCGCGCCGAACGTCGCCAAGGACCGCACGTACTACATGGAGGACGTGCACCGCGCGGGCGGCATCCCGGCCCTGCTGGGCGAGCTGCACCGCGCCGGCCTGCTCAACGAGGACGTACACGCCGTCCACAGCCCGTCCCTGTCGGACTGGCTGAAGACCTGGGACGTGCGCGGTGGCTCGCCCTCGCCGAAGGCGGTCGAGCTGTGGCACGCGGCCCCGGGATGTGTCCGGTCGGCGGAGGCCTTCTCGCAGTCCGAGCGCTGGGAGGCGCTGGACGAGGACGCCGAGGGCGGCTGCATCCGCAGCGCCGAGCACGCGTACTCCAAGGACGGCGGCCTGGCGGTTCTGAAGGGGAACCTCGCCGTCGACGGGTGCGTGGTCAAGACCGCGGGTGTGGACGAGTCGATCTGGACCTTCGAGGGCCCGGCGGTCGTCTGCGAGTCGCAGGAAGAGGCCGTCGAGAAGATCCTCAACAAACAGGTGACGGACGGCGACGTCGTCGTCATCCGCTACGAGGGCCCCAAGGGCGGCCCCGGCATGCAGGAGATGCTCTACCCGACGTCCTTCCTCAAGGGCCGCGGCCTCGGCAAGACCTGCGCCCTGATCACCGACGGCCGCTTCTCCGGCGGCACGTCCGGTCTGTCCATCGGCCACGCCTCCCCGGAGGCCGCGTCGGGCGGCACGATCGCCCTGGTCGAGAACGGCGACCGTATCCGCATCGACATCCCGAATCGCTCGATCGAGTTGCTGGTCGACGATGCGGAACTCGCACGCCGTGAGCAGGCGTTGAACGGGGCGTACGCTCCGAGGAACCGCGAGCGCAAGGTGTCGGCCGCGCTGCGGGCATACGCGGCGATGGCGACCAGCGCCGACAAGGGCGCGGTGCGGGACGTGACCAAGCTGGGCTGA
- a CDS encoding EamA/RhaT family transporter, with protein sequence MSETNGTPDTPAGSTGPRPEPLRFFGTTWVDRDNSYTARRIAVSAGSLATAAAACLVLRLAYQGLQIADIGSFVTLLMVLMFAVCSALAFRHTWDGFTKRPDPDRQASLRGLLTIGFVGSLLAYFFRSLTEAPGERLHREEYEAARKQHQNRTTRRTGNPAKKRRRG encoded by the coding sequence GTGAGCGAGACGAACGGCACCCCGGACACCCCCGCGGGCTCCACGGGCCCCCGCCCCGAGCCCCTGCGCTTCTTCGGCACGACCTGGGTCGACCGCGACAACAGCTACACCGCCCGCCGTATCGCGGTGTCCGCCGGCTCCCTCGCCACCGCGGCCGCCGCCTGCCTGGTGCTGCGCCTGGCCTACCAGGGGCTCCAGATCGCCGACATCGGCAGCTTCGTGACCCTCCTGATGGTCCTGATGTTCGCGGTCTGCAGCGCCCTCGCCTTCCGCCACACCTGGGACGGCTTCACCAAACGCCCCGACCCCGACCGCCAGGCCTCCCTGCGCGGCCTCCTGACCATCGGCTTCGTCGGCTCTCTCCTCGCCTACTTCTTCCGCTCCCTCACCGAGGCACCCGGCGAGAGACTCCACCGCGAGGAATACGAGGCGGCCCGCAAGCAACACCAGAACCGCACCACCCGCCGCACGGGCAACCCAGCGAAGAAGCGTCGCCGCGGCTAG
- a CDS encoding Ppx/GppA phosphatase family protein → MRLGVLDVGSNTVHLLVVDAHPGARPLPAHSHKAELRLAQLLDDSGAIGPEGIDKLIGVIHGALQAAEDKGAEEVLPFATSAVREATNADDVLSRVKAETGVELQVLTGAEEARLTFLAARRWFGWSAGKLLVLDIGGGSLEIAYGIDEEPDAAVSLPLGAGRLTAGWLPGDPPEPEDIRALRRHVRAQIARTVGEFTRFGAPDHVVATSKTFKQLARLAGAARSAEGLYAQRELKRESLEAWVPRLAGMTVVQRAELPGVSEGRAGQLLAGALVAEGAMDLFGVETLEVCPWALREGVILRKLDHMSV, encoded by the coding sequence ATGAGACTCGGTGTCCTCGACGTTGGATCCAACACGGTGCATCTCCTGGTGGTGGATGCGCACCCCGGCGCGCGCCCGTTGCCCGCGCACTCGCACAAGGCGGAACTGCGCCTTGCCCAACTCCTCGACGACAGCGGGGCCATCGGTCCCGAGGGCATCGACAAGCTGATCGGCGTCATCCACGGGGCGCTGCAGGCCGCCGAGGACAAGGGCGCCGAGGAGGTGCTGCCGTTCGCGACGTCCGCGGTGCGGGAGGCCACCAACGCCGATGACGTGCTCTCGCGCGTGAAGGCTGAGACCGGGGTTGAGCTGCAGGTTCTCACCGGTGCGGAGGAGGCTCGGCTGACCTTCCTCGCCGCGCGGCGGTGGTTCGGGTGGTCCGCCGGGAAGCTGCTGGTGCTGGACATCGGGGGCGGGTCCCTGGAGATCGCGTACGGCATCGACGAGGAGCCGGACGCGGCGGTGTCGCTGCCGCTGGGCGCGGGGCGGCTGACGGCCGGCTGGCTGCCGGGTGATCCGCCCGAGCCGGAGGACATACGCGCGCTGCGCCGGCATGTCCGCGCGCAGATCGCCCGTACGGTCGGCGAATTCACCCGGTTCGGCGCGCCTGATCACGTGGTCGCCACGTCCAAGACCTTCAAGCAACTGGCCCGCCTCGCCGGCGCCGCCCGCTCCGCGGAGGGCCTGTACGCCCAGCGCGAGCTGAAGCGGGAGTCCTTGGAGGCGTGGGTTCCCCGACTGGCGGGGATGACGGTGGTCCAGCGCGCCGAACTGCCGGGGGTCTCCGAGGGACGGGCGGGGCAGTTGCTCGCGGGGGCGCTGGTGGCCGAGGGGGCGATGGATCTGTTCGGGGTGGAAACGCTGGAGGTCTGCCCTTGGGCGTTGCGGGAGGGCGTGATTCTGCGGAAGTTGGATCACATGTCGGTGTGA
- the proC gene encoding pyrroline-5-carboxylate reductase has product MTQKVAVLGTGKIGEALLSGMIRGGWAPADLLVTARRAERAEELRARHGVTPVTNAEAAKTADTLILTVKPQDMGTLLDELAPHVPADRLVISGAAGIPTSFFESRLAAGTPVVRVMTNTPALVDEAMSVISAGSHASEADLAHAEEIFGSVGKTLRVPESQQDACTALSGSGPAYFFYLVEAMTDAGILLGLPRDKAHDLIVQSAIGAATMLRDSGEHPVKLRENVTSPAGTTINAIRELESHGVRAALIAALEAARDRSRELASGNNA; this is encoded by the coding sequence ATGACCCAGAAAGTCGCAGTCCTCGGCACCGGCAAGATCGGCGAAGCCCTGCTCAGCGGAATGATCCGCGGCGGCTGGGCCCCGGCCGACCTCCTGGTGACGGCCCGCCGCGCGGAACGAGCCGAAGAACTCCGTGCCCGCCACGGAGTAACCCCGGTCACCAACGCGGAAGCCGCCAAGACCGCCGACACCCTGATCCTCACGGTCAAGCCGCAGGACATGGGCACCCTCCTCGACGAACTCGCCCCGCACGTCCCCGCCGACCGCCTGGTCATCAGCGGAGCCGCAGGCATCCCCACCTCCTTCTTCGAGTCCCGCCTAGCCGCCGGCACCCCGGTCGTCCGCGTCATGACGAACACCCCCGCCCTCGTCGACGAGGCGATGTCCGTCATCTCCGCCGGCAGCCACGCCAGCGAAGCCGACCTCGCCCACGCCGAGGAGATCTTCGGCTCCGTGGGCAAGACGCTGCGCGTCCCCGAGTCCCAGCAGGACGCCTGCACCGCCCTCTCCGGCTCCGGCCCGGCGTACTTCTTCTACTTGGTCGAAGCCATGACCGACGCCGGCATCCTTCTCGGCCTGCCCCGCGACAAGGCGCACGACCTGATCGTCCAGTCCGCGATCGGCGCCGCGACGATGCTCCGCGACAGCGGCGAACACCCCGTCAAGCTCCGCGAGAACGTGACGTCCCCCGCCGGCACCACCATCAACGCCATCCGCGAACTCGAGAGCCACGGCGTACGAGCCGCCCTCATCGCCGCCCTCGAAGCAGCCCGCGACCGCAGCCGCGAGCTGGCCTCCGGAAACAACGCCTGA
- a CDS encoding TetR/AcrR family transcriptional regulator, producing the protein MTGITSGEGGVGSRRRGRPPRTESADTRDRILSAAREEFSERGYEKTSVRGIAKAAGVDSALVHHYFGTKEQVFEASVEVAFAPAFKVRDVVLQGPLDDVGERMTRFIFGLWENPVSRKPLLAIVRSAVNTEAAAAVFRRLVSAQLLRRLAGELDAPDAELRAELAAAQLVGVAMMRYVIKIEPIASVDVEQIIARVAPVVQGHLTGR; encoded by the coding sequence GTGACCGGCATCACCTCGGGCGAAGGCGGGGTGGGCTCCCGACGCCGTGGCCGACCCCCGCGTACGGAATCCGCAGACACCCGCGACCGCATCCTGAGCGCCGCCCGCGAGGAGTTCTCCGAGCGGGGCTACGAGAAGACGTCCGTGCGCGGCATCGCGAAGGCGGCCGGCGTGGACTCGGCGCTCGTGCACCACTACTTCGGCACCAAGGAGCAGGTCTTCGAGGCGTCCGTGGAGGTCGCCTTCGCGCCCGCCTTCAAGGTGCGGGACGTGGTGCTTCAGGGGCCTCTCGACGACGTCGGTGAGCGCATGACGCGCTTCATCTTCGGGCTCTGGGAGAACCCGGTGTCCCGGAAGCCGCTGCTCGCCATCGTCAGGTCGGCGGTCAACACCGAGGCCGCTGCCGCCGTCTTCCGGCGGCTCGTCTCCGCCCAGCTGCTGCGGCGCCTCGCCGGCGAGCTCGACGCCCCGGACGCCGAGCTGCGCGCCGAGCTCGCCGCCGCGCAGCTGGTGGGCGTCGCGATGATGCGGTACGTGATCAAGATCGAGCCGATCGCCTCGGTGGACGTGGAGCAGATCATCGCGCGCGTGGCGCCCGTCGTGCAGGGGCACCTCACCGGTCGGTGA